The genome window CCTCTCGTGATATGATGACACCAAAGGTTGTTACTTGTGCATGTCTGATTGTGTTTCCAAACCTTAAGCGACCATGCATTTATGATATGACTGATATGACATTGCTACCAGGGACCTACGTGGAGTTATGCAAGACGCAAGTTCTTGGTAGCAACATCTAAAAGGTATTAGAATTTTGAATGACCTATTTTCTAACAATTCAGGTTTTTGCGATCAGTTTTTGGTTGAAACCATAAACCAAATCGAACAAAGCTACAATAAAGCCAAAATAAACATACACTGGAATATCCTAgaagaagaaaatatatatacatcTGAGGGGGTATGTGTTGCTCGTTCTGtataaacataatggaaaacatataGAAATACCTGTAACAACAGACATACTAGCAGAGAATCCAGATATTGATGTAGCCATGGAGTTCGACATGATAGTCGGCTTGATCTAGTTCCCCTTTAGGATGTAAGTTATTGATGGTAGTAGTTCTCTAGGGTTGAAGAACTTGTAGTAATGTAGAGAGAGAAGGTCGAATTTTTGGTGTGATGTTATGAATgtctaaccctaatccctctctaGTAATCTCGTTATATACACCCAAgcggaaacccaattagttaataagggtaatatggtccatcaacaattaccaactaattatattatagattttaatatattttgatccagATAACATGCGTGTACGCGCATTTGTGCGACCACACCACTCCAGAGACACGACCTCGTCATCTAGAAGAATTTAGAAGGACAAAGGATGCACCTGGCGACAGAGAGGATATTACCAACAAACAAAGAAGGACGCCACGTGGCACCAATCATGAGATGCCAGCCCTTTTCGCATGATCCTTAAAGGACAGCCAGGGACAATCCGACGGGATGTACAAAAGGACGTTGAGGTGGAACGAGCAATTGTGTGCCACGTCAGCCCTAGTACGGGACAAGAACCTAGTCGTGTCAGAGGAGacaaaatggatattctccacgatTGGACAACTGGCGAAGGACTAGCTGGCTCCCCTTTTCTCCTTCACGaatcttcggctataaatagaggactTCACCTCCAGATTTAAGGatcttctctctttctctcactctatacacacacctATATCCTCAAAACgattacttattctcacgccggagggtagttacaaggagaacccccaATCCCTCCTCCTTGTAATGAGTTCACCGGTGTTATTTCGTTTTGCAGGGTTCATTAGAAAGGATCAGACTTGTTTGGCGAGAGAAGAACAGAGATTGACTGATATTCACGAGACGAACTAGCTAAGATCCTACTCCGATAATGTTAGAAGAAGAAAAAAGTTATTTACAGAAATATTAAAAATACATTTCATTATAAAAATAAAAGGTTTTGCAAAACAAAATCATGTATGCCATAAAACTAGAAAATTATAAATATTTTGAtgatttgtaactttataaaaataagttttataacatATGGTTTAAATCATGTACAAAATATCATTTTTGTTTCTTAATCTTTCAATTTTTctagataaaaaaaaaacacaaacttgtCTAGTGAATTGATGGTCAGCCACTCAATAGTCTTCTTATACGAGCCCTGGCAAtgtcaaaaaaaataaaataaaattgggCCTTTGTACATAGAAAATAGAAACCGCTGACTGATTGACATATCAATTACCAAATATTACTCTTTTGGGCCGGTCCACAACTCATGGAGTCATGGGCAATGGCTGGATCATAGGCCTTCTTTTGGCATTTGACATATATCATTCATTCATTTGTAAGTAGACGTGTAAAAAAAACCGATTTCCAGACCCAAACcgtaaaaaaaaaccggtttcagTTTTTTAACcaattaaaaaaaggaaaaacggTTCAGGCTCAACCTGACCCGGCAGTTATAGACCGGTTCTTATTTGCGATTcatttaaccggttttttttgtCGAAACAGGATTTAACCCAACCGAACTGGTCCGTACTAGTTAGGGTTCCCATAAGTTAGAAACCGGTTCGTTTTTTTAAAACCGTCTTTTTTTGCCGAAAAAACTGATTCGGTTAAAAAAGCGGAcctgttttagaaaaaaaaaaagatttgtaCACCTCTATTTATAGGTGTATATAACAGTTTTAGTGATGACAGGTGGGGAAGGGTAAAGGAAATTTTGTTATAAAGTGTAGGATGTCACTAAGAGGCGTCATGTGTAAAAAAGATTACAAAAGGAATAAAACACGCGCTGATGCaccattatatattttttgacGCGCCGCTATAATTCTTTTCGTTACACTTTTTTTGAGCAAAATCTCTCTTTACATATGACAACATTCCGAACGTGTACTTTCTGGAAAACATGAATCAATGATACTTGCTGGAATCTTGTTTCTTTGTGGTTGTACTTGCAACAAAAATTGGTTTAAGACTACAGGGTATGGAGAGCCCCATCCTTAagaggatgggccgccacgtcagCGCCACATAGGCTCGGCTTGGAAGGGATGGACCTAgaggggtgggggatgaacccctttatatatatatatatatatatatatatatatatatatatatatatatatatatatatatatatatatatatatatgtatgtatgtatagatgtgtgtgtgttaggagagaggagagaggcaCGGCTACCCCGGCTGTGGGGAGCCGAAGTTGCCAGGCCGGACCTGAGGGGGgtggtgtgggggaccggcgccggtcctagccgggcctcagccggcccccatacccactagtctaaATGATGATGTTCGTACATGGCTATATATATTAATGATCATTGAATAACTACATGTAACATGCTACAACCACCAAAAATCTACTAAAACATAAGTTTTAACAAACCTTAATCCGTACAAAAAACAGGTTTCACTTCTCACATTAGAGTTAACAACAACTAGTTGCATACAATATTAATGTCATCTCTTTACACAAAATACATATAACAATATTGCAGGAACAATTCCTTTGACTTGATAAACAAGTCAAAGGCACATCCCGATTCTTCGGTCTTGTGGTGATGTGGCACACCGAATTACACTCAAGAACATCTCCTCATCACAAGGAATGCTGAGTCTTGAATCATTAGTGAAATCATATTCTTCTCGGGCTTGATCCAACAACGCGTTGAACAAAGGgtgttttagtaatttcacattgATGACGAACCTCCTTTGGTTGTTGCCTACATAAACAACCAAATGACCTTTTGGGACATCTCTTGGAATAGAAGCTTCATCTTCATTGATGGATAATGGCCATCTGAATGCCCATTGACAACACTTATCACAACTTGTAGATGAAGGTATGATCCCTCCATCATTCATCTTTTTCCAATTTTTAATCCATGACTTTAAAGCCTTCCCATTCTTCATCTTtacaaatatatatgtatgtgtatggatattagtatatgtatgtatacttgtgtgtgtgtgtatgagaAAGAGTGTGATGTTGGTATGGAGGTGGAAGAGATCATATATAGTGTTCAGGTTGAATATCTCATAGCTTAGAGCTTATTGGAGCATTAAATGTGGGACTTTATATTAAATATTAGATATATGtgtataaatatttatatttatatgtatttgtatgtatgtatacatatatgtagagagagagagagagagagagatgagggaTGGGTAGCTAGAAGAGGATATGGGGAAGGGTATGATGTTTTGTTGCAAAGTGGTACTTTGAGTTTGTGTTCATGGGgctataattatattatatttcaTTGATACGAATTTGTACGAACAAAGGGGCTTTTATTTTTTACATATGAAGTTATTTCACATGCGTATAATATTCTATGATATCTTTAAAGTAACATGCAGAAATTAAAAGTATTATTGTGGAATTGCACTTTGTCCAAGAAGCTTATCCCATGCCTTCCATACTATCCTTTTATTATCTAATCCTACTCTCAATTTGTGGGTCTCACTTTGTAACTTGGCATCTCTTtttcttgtaattcttgaaatGCAAGATGTCACTTTTcttgtgtatgtgtgtgtgtgtgtgtgtgtgggggggggggggggtggggggttgtTAACATTGAGAATTGACTCATAGTTATCTAATCCTACTCCCAACTTGTGGGTGCATCTCTTTTTCTTGTAATGCAATGTGTCATTCTTCTtgtggagggggggggggggggtgtttaagGGGTGGTGAGATTGATATGAGGATTGAGTCATAGTTATCTAATGTTAAACTAGACTTTGTGAATCACACAAGTGGTGAGTGGAAAGTGGGCTGTTGACCAAAATGAGAGTATCATCACTTTCTTATTGCACTTTAGGCTTTTTAATTGAGAGCTTTTTTGGTGCTTGTCCCATTTTAGTTGTTTATGCCTTTCCCTTTCTAGAAAAGTCTACCATAGACTCAACCTTAAATATGGTAAATAATTCTTTTTATTAAAAGTTTGAAAATGTTGGTGGACAAAAACCACCAAAACTTCTTATGCTCCTTCTAACAACCTCAGAAAACGTTCTCAAGATCGAAAAACGACCCATTCATTATTATGTTAACTAGTGGGATAAGATAAAACATAACACAAGCAGTTTGGACCTGACAAGTGACTTTCAAGTGGTTAAGGCAGAAAGATTCGAACATCAAACATACGATAGAAATAAAAATCAAACATTTAACGGTGAATCAACTATGATAGGTTAACTTATTTTTTCTAACAAATAACATAcattaatagtttttttttataaatggaTATAAGAATATCTTTATTTCTTTTCATTTATATTGGGGGTTGACCCCTTGTAAGTGGAGAAGACCACCCTTACAATTATAGATTTAGTGTTGATGATGGGTATCATCATCTATGATAGGTTAACttattttttttctaacaaaTAACATACattaatggttttttttttttataaatggaTATAAAGAATATCTTTATTTCTTTTCATTTATATTCGGGGTTGACCCCTTGTAAGTGGAGAAGACCCACCCCTTACAACTATAGATTTAGTGTAGATGATGGGTATCCATATGTATCTTGATCTATGTTTCTCACATATTGCATTTTGGGGTTGTATGGTACAACTTGAAAGTATGATTAATTGAATTATTGGGATAGGGTAGGGTTTTAGAGtaaacactagtgtatttgtaaATCGAGTGAACAACTCATgtccattgatttacatcatcaaatcgtaaaatacactagtgtaggatctaggttcactttttattgaaatatattacaaaatatataataaataataacgagactctcgttatttgtgggaaattcaacgagtacaataccggttacaaaaactaaataaacgaatataaaatacaactaaattgtaccaatcttgattcaaagcCAATGTCTTTG of Helianthus annuus cultivar XRQ/B chromosome 1, HanXRQr2.0-SUNRISE, whole genome shotgun sequence contains these proteins:
- the LOC110933017 gene encoding indole-3-acetic acid-induced protein ARG7 yields the protein MKNGKALKSWIKNWKKMNDGGIIPSSTSCDKCCQWAFRWPLSINEDEASIPRDVPKGHLVVYVGNNQRRFVINVKLLKHPLFNALLDQAREEYDFTNDSRLSIPCDEEMFLSVIRCATSPQDRRIGMCL